Proteins found in one Coffea eugenioides isolate CCC68of chromosome 5, Ceug_1.0, whole genome shotgun sequence genomic segment:
- the LOC113770531 gene encoding uncharacterized protein At4g26450 isoform X1: MHARNRSPGNGYRANAVVMGGVATTSRISPESSMRGHGGYNSEYRGYIRGGFGRGQSRQSHRSQPPPPPPPPQKGGGDIFMEAGRLAAEYLVSKGLLPAHVLSGKSQNGSLKNQVWAQEGDAEQLSLEGRTSALSRLGGPGPDSGPGRRRYMEEYNSKNILRGRRRNGSFKNYGSDWSRDVGRSGSWSERSRASVDGEDDCDVLSRHREEQQISNDDDSVSQNSIPVLAPENDVAGAKESNSVGNTQSASEKYEPRDDAKASAVTSTKDLPLKTSEEPIEKDDTKVSNAEAEDVKDDQMGLQNAKDDMAIVASLGEGAPSSEKNGDLLKLSHFAKVPTRPRSSMVVRVAKVDPGPMIVDESPNEGKPFKKDTDDLNVDDLSEDGSSNHTYDSNALNLDNLTVPAPGDKLGTSYSPVQGGCTASVSYLDRPSIKEHEEPDFGGINRVMMERGEKRALDDSNSSMGSKKPRELASFEDAESDGGISTLDPLDNQQTSEEPTTSEGQAVTLPSDDKRLLGISLYPKGDIGPSMDYAEEKQLFPGSFKTCDLNLMEASDANENHDNNPVLIFPSDTEKGKQAIPVDIDLSMSNNPRGSNRYGKCIVDGKDIEVIDLENDSAQEDKDSNNSERRTENVYSGLAGFSNNSVNANDIPDVQDGYGLMISELLGNDIPNCSSVPADMNSLHNEMGLHNGEGILGDDDSIYMSLGEIPISFLRVWEQPSQEYGKPF; this comes from the exons ATGCATGCAAGGAATCGTAGTCCGGGAAATGGATACAGGGCTAACGCAGTGGTGATGGGTGGGGTGGCCACTACGTCCAGGATTTCGCCTGAGAGTTCAATGAGAGGTCATGGAGGTTACAATTCTGAGTATAGGGGATATATTCGGGGTGGGTTTGGACGCGGGCAGTCGAGACAGTCGCACCGGTCACagcctcctcctcctcctcctccgccaCAAAAGGGTGGTGGTGACATTTTTATGGAAGCTGGTAGGTTAGCCGCTGAGTACCTAGTTTCGAAGGGATTACTGCCAGCCCATGTACTGTCCGGGAAATCGCAAAATGGTAGTTTGAAGAACCAGGTTTGGGCGCAAGAGGGAGATGCTGAGCAGCTTTCTTTGGAGGGTCGCACGTCGGCTCTCTCACGTTTGGGAGGCCCTGGTCCTGACTCGGGGCCTGGTCGGAGACGATATATGGAGGAGTACAACTCAAAAAACATTCTgagaggaaggagaagaaatggaTCCTTCAAAAACTATGGCTCTGACTGGAGCCGAGATGTTGGAAGAAGCGGATCATGGTCTGAGAGGTCTAGGGCTTCTGTGGATGGGGAGGATGACTGTGATGTCCTCTCAAGACATCGGGAAGAGCAGCAGATCAGTAATGACGATGACAGTGTGTCACAGAATTCCATTCCCGTACTAGCCCCAGAAAATGATGTTGCTGGCGCCAAAGAAAGTAACAGTGTTGGTAATACGCAGTCTGCCTCAGAAAAATACGAGCCAAGAGATGATGCAAAAGCAAGTGCTGTTACCAGCACAAAAGATCTCCCATTGAAGACCAGTGAGGAACCTATAGAGAAGGACGACACAAAAGTATCTAATGCAGAGGCAGAAGACGTTAAGGATGATCAAATGGGGCTACAAAACGCTAAGGACGACATGGCAATTGTGGCTTCTTTGGGGGAGGGGGCCCCTTCGAGTGAGAAGAATGGTGATTTACTAAAGCTTAGCCATTTTGCTAAAGTTCCTACCAGACCTCGTTCTTCGATGGTAGTTAGAGTTGCAAAGGTTGATCCTGGTCCTATGATTGTGGATGAGAGCCCTAATGAGGGTAAACCTTTTAAAAAAGATACGGATGATTTAAATGTTGATGATCTGTCTGAAGATGGCTCATCAAATCATACATATGATTCAAATGCACTCAACTTGGATAATTTGACAGTGCCAGCTCCTGGAGATAAATTGGGCACATCATATTCTCCAGTCCAAGGAGGCTGCACGGCATCTGTATCTTACCTAGATAGACCTTCAATAAAAGAGCATGAGGAACCTGATTTTGGAGGGATCAACAGAGTGATGATGGAGCGTGGTGAAAAGCGAGCACTAGATGATAGCAACTCCAGTATGGGAAGTAAAAAGCCCAGAGAATTGGCTTCTTTTGAAGATGCTGAATCTGATGGCGGCATAAGCACGTTGGACCCATTGGATAATCAACAGACTTCAGAAGAACCAACGACCTCAGAAGGTCAGGCAGTAACTCTGCCCTCTGATGATAAGAGGTTGTTAGGCATTTCTTTGTATCCTAAAGGTGATATAGGACCAAGCATGGACTATGCAGAAGAGAAGCAGCTATTTCCGGGTTCATTCAAAACTTGCGACCTCAATCTTATGGAAGCTTCTGATGCTAATGAGAATCATGATAATAATCCAGTTCTCATCTTCCCATCTGACACAGAAAAGGGGAAACAAGCTATTCCTGTTGATATTGATTTGTCCATGAGCAACAATCCTAGGGGATCTAATAGATATGGTAAATGCATTGTTGATGGCAAAGACATTGAAGTGATAGATTTAGAAAATGATTCAGCGCAAGAAGACAAGGACTCAAATAATTCTGAGAGAAG AACCGAAAATGTGTACTCTGGCCTGGCTGGATTTTCCAACAATTCTGTCAATGCAAATGATATCCCTGATGTCCAGGATGGTTATGGACTCATGATATCGGAGTTGCTGGGAAATGATATTCCAAATTGTTCCTCTGTACCAGCTGACATGAATTCTCTGCACAATGAAATGGGCCTTCATAATGGAGAG GGGATTCTTGGTGACGATGATTCTATTTATATGTCCCTCGGAGAAATACCAATAA GCTTTTTGAGGGTCTGGGAGCAGCCGTCACAGGAATATGGGAAACCATTTTGA
- the LOC113770531 gene encoding uncharacterized protein At4g26450 isoform X2, translating into MHARNRSPGNGYRANAVVMGGVATTSRISPESSMRGHGGYNSEYRGYIRGGFGRGQSRQSHRSQPPPPPPPPQKGGGDIFMEAGRLAAEYLVSKGLLPAHVLSGKSQNGSLKNQVWAQEGDAEQLSLEGRTSALSRLGGPGPDSGPGRRRYMEEYNSKNILRGRRRNGSFKNYGSDWSRDVGRSGSWSERSRASVDGEDDCDVLSRHREEQQISNDDDSVSQNSIPVLAPENDVAGAKESNSVGNTQSASEKYEPRDDAKASAVTSTKDLPLKTSEEPIEKDDTKVSNAEAEDVKDDQMGLQNAKDDMAIVASLGEGAPSSEKNGDLLKLSHFAKVPTRPRSSMVVRVAKVDPGPMIVDESPNEGKPFKKDTDDLNVDDLSEDGSSNHTYDSNALNLDNLTVPAPGDKLGTSYSPVQGGCTASVSYLDRPSIKEHEEPDFGGINRVMMERGEKRALDDSNSSMGSKKPRELASFEDAESDGGISTLDPLDNQQTSEEPTTSEGQAVTLPSDDKRLLGISLYPKGDIGPSMDYAEEKQLFPGSFKTCDLNLMEASDANENHDNNPVLIFPSDTEKGKQAIPVDIDLSMSNNPRGSNRYGKCIVDGKDIEVIDLENDSAQEDKDSNNSERRTENVYSGLAGFSNNSVNANDIPDVQDGYGLMISELLGNDIPNCSSVPADMNSLHNEMGLHNGEAF; encoded by the exons ATGCATGCAAGGAATCGTAGTCCGGGAAATGGATACAGGGCTAACGCAGTGGTGATGGGTGGGGTGGCCACTACGTCCAGGATTTCGCCTGAGAGTTCAATGAGAGGTCATGGAGGTTACAATTCTGAGTATAGGGGATATATTCGGGGTGGGTTTGGACGCGGGCAGTCGAGACAGTCGCACCGGTCACagcctcctcctcctcctcctccgccaCAAAAGGGTGGTGGTGACATTTTTATGGAAGCTGGTAGGTTAGCCGCTGAGTACCTAGTTTCGAAGGGATTACTGCCAGCCCATGTACTGTCCGGGAAATCGCAAAATGGTAGTTTGAAGAACCAGGTTTGGGCGCAAGAGGGAGATGCTGAGCAGCTTTCTTTGGAGGGTCGCACGTCGGCTCTCTCACGTTTGGGAGGCCCTGGTCCTGACTCGGGGCCTGGTCGGAGACGATATATGGAGGAGTACAACTCAAAAAACATTCTgagaggaaggagaagaaatggaTCCTTCAAAAACTATGGCTCTGACTGGAGCCGAGATGTTGGAAGAAGCGGATCATGGTCTGAGAGGTCTAGGGCTTCTGTGGATGGGGAGGATGACTGTGATGTCCTCTCAAGACATCGGGAAGAGCAGCAGATCAGTAATGACGATGACAGTGTGTCACAGAATTCCATTCCCGTACTAGCCCCAGAAAATGATGTTGCTGGCGCCAAAGAAAGTAACAGTGTTGGTAATACGCAGTCTGCCTCAGAAAAATACGAGCCAAGAGATGATGCAAAAGCAAGTGCTGTTACCAGCACAAAAGATCTCCCATTGAAGACCAGTGAGGAACCTATAGAGAAGGACGACACAAAAGTATCTAATGCAGAGGCAGAAGACGTTAAGGATGATCAAATGGGGCTACAAAACGCTAAGGACGACATGGCAATTGTGGCTTCTTTGGGGGAGGGGGCCCCTTCGAGTGAGAAGAATGGTGATTTACTAAAGCTTAGCCATTTTGCTAAAGTTCCTACCAGACCTCGTTCTTCGATGGTAGTTAGAGTTGCAAAGGTTGATCCTGGTCCTATGATTGTGGATGAGAGCCCTAATGAGGGTAAACCTTTTAAAAAAGATACGGATGATTTAAATGTTGATGATCTGTCTGAAGATGGCTCATCAAATCATACATATGATTCAAATGCACTCAACTTGGATAATTTGACAGTGCCAGCTCCTGGAGATAAATTGGGCACATCATATTCTCCAGTCCAAGGAGGCTGCACGGCATCTGTATCTTACCTAGATAGACCTTCAATAAAAGAGCATGAGGAACCTGATTTTGGAGGGATCAACAGAGTGATGATGGAGCGTGGTGAAAAGCGAGCACTAGATGATAGCAACTCCAGTATGGGAAGTAAAAAGCCCAGAGAATTGGCTTCTTTTGAAGATGCTGAATCTGATGGCGGCATAAGCACGTTGGACCCATTGGATAATCAACAGACTTCAGAAGAACCAACGACCTCAGAAGGTCAGGCAGTAACTCTGCCCTCTGATGATAAGAGGTTGTTAGGCATTTCTTTGTATCCTAAAGGTGATATAGGACCAAGCATGGACTATGCAGAAGAGAAGCAGCTATTTCCGGGTTCATTCAAAACTTGCGACCTCAATCTTATGGAAGCTTCTGATGCTAATGAGAATCATGATAATAATCCAGTTCTCATCTTCCCATCTGACACAGAAAAGGGGAAACAAGCTATTCCTGTTGATATTGATTTGTCCATGAGCAACAATCCTAGGGGATCTAATAGATATGGTAAATGCATTGTTGATGGCAAAGACATTGAAGTGATAGATTTAGAAAATGATTCAGCGCAAGAAGACAAGGACTCAAATAATTCTGAGAGAAG AACCGAAAATGTGTACTCTGGCCTGGCTGGATTTTCCAACAATTCTGTCAATGCAAATGATATCCCTGATGTCCAGGATGGTTATGGACTCATGATATCGGAGTTGCTGGGAAATGATATTCCAAATTGTTCCTCTGTACCAGCTGACATGAATTCTCTGCACAATGAAATGGGCCTTCATAATGGAGAG GCTTTTTGA
- the LOC113772137 gene encoding chloride channel protein CLC-f isoform X3 — protein MSGSEYGDRNVLLRSNSSASEDDLEAQPTPRSGNKGIKDLLKRLDGGFSNRRFISFNRRSFDGNRHHQLQQNSVHSHSHSDPGVSGDAGDEEMLGDFAPPEWALLLIGCLLGLATGLCVAAFNRGVHVIHEWAWAGTPNEGAAWLRLQRLADTWHRILLIPVLGGVIVGMLHGLLDILGQIQQSTSQGQGFDVLAGIFPTVKALQAAITLGTGCSLGPEGPSVDIGKSCAYGCSVMMENNKERRIALVAAGAAAGISSGFNAPVAGCFFAIETVLRPLRAENSPPFTTAMIILASVISSTVSNAVLGEKQAFTVPTYELKSAAELPLYLILGMLCGVVSVALTYLVAWFTKAFQFMKDRFGIPDVVCPAIGGLGAGIIALRYPGILYWGFTNVDEILHTGKTASAPGIWLLAQLSAAKVVATALCKGSHLVGGLYAPSLMIGAAVGAVFGGSAGELINSAMPGNAAIAQSQAYALVGMAATLASVCSVPLTSILLLFELTKDYRILLPLMGAVGLAIWVPSVTNESKDTELSDSKSSARNYSVISPNEDKNEEGSWGQTDEGKEMELSVVGNPSNCAGMDGEFLLEDLKVSQAMSNDFPKVPPNQTIKEALKCMYDGQQNCVLIVDAENYLEGILTYGDIKRFLFKNSGDASNSNSSLQDVCEVNW, from the exons ATGTCGGGAAGCGAGTACGGCGACCGCAACGTACTATTGCGCTCCAATTCCTCGGCTTCGGAAGACGATTTAGAAGCTCAGCCAACTCCCCGGAGCGGTAACAAAGGCATTAAAGATCTATTAAAGCGTTTGGATGGAGGCTTTTCTAATCGCAGATTTATTAGTTTTAATCGGCGGTCTTTCGACGGTAACCGCCACCACCAGCTACAGCAGAATTCGGTTCACTCTCATTCGCATTCGGATCCCGGTGTAAGTGGTGATGCCGGTGATGAGGAAATGCTAGGCGATTTCGCTCCGCCTGAGTGGGCGTTGCTGCTTATTGGATGCCTTCTTGGTTTAGCTACTGGTCTTTGTGTTGCCGCCTTTAACCGTGGG GTGCATGTGATTCATGAGTGGGCATGGGCTGGCACTCCTAATGAGGGTGCTGCATGGCTACGTTTACAGAGGCTAGCTGATACTTGGCATCGAATACTATTGATACCGGTCTTGGGTGGAGTAATTGTTGGCATGCTGCATGGTTTACTTGACATATTGGGTCAAATACAGCAGTCCACTTCTCAGGGACAGGGATTTGATGTTCTTGCTGGAATATTCCCGACAGTAAAAGCCCTCCAAGCAGCCATAACTTTGGGCACTGGGTGTTCTTTAGGTCCTGAAGGCCCCAGCGTAGATATTGGAAAATCATGTGCTTATGGTTGCTCAGTAATGATGGAGAACAACAAGGAAAGGAGAATAGCTCTTGTAGCTGCTGGTGCTGCCGCTGGAATCTCTTCAG GTTTCAATGCACCAGTTGCAGGCTGTTTCTTTGCTATTGAAACTGTTTTAAGGCCTCTTCGTGCAGAAAATTCTCCTCCATTTACAACTGCAATGATAATCTTGGCGTCTGTTATCTCATCCACGGTATCAAATGCTGTTCTTGGAGAGAAACAAGCTTTCACAGTGCCCACGTATGAATTGAAATCTGCTGCTG AGCTACCATTATACCTTATATTGGGAATGCTTTGTGGAGTAGTAAGTGTGGCTCTCACTTACTTGGTTGCTTGGTTCACTAAAGCATTTCAGTTCATGAAAGATAGATTTGGAATCCCTGATGTCGTTTGCCCTGCTATTGGAGGTTTGGGAGCTGGGATTATAGCTCTTAGATACCCTGGAATACTTTATTGGGGTTTCACTAATGTTGATGAAATTCTGCATACTGGGAAGACTGCTTCAGCACCTGGTATTTGGCTTTTAGCACAATTATCTGCTGCAAAAGTTGTGGCAACTGCTCTTTGTAAAGGTTCTCACCTTGTTGGTGGCTTGTATGCGCCAAGCTTAATGATCGGTGCAGCTGTGGGTGCTGTTTTTGGAGGTTCTGCTGGGGAGCTAATCAATTCAGCTATGCCAGGAAATGCTGCTATTGCCCAGTCACAGGCATATGCATTG GTTGGAATGGCTGCTACACTAGCTTCAGTTTGTTCAGTGCCTTTGACTTCAATTCTTCTACTGTTTGAATTGACAAAAGATTACCGAATATTGCTTCCTCTCATG GGGGCCGTTGGATTGGCTATATGGGTGCCCTCTGTGACAAATGAATCTAAAGACACAGAGCTATCAGATTCAAAGTCTTCGGCAAGAAATTATTCAGTTATCTCACCtaatgaagacaaaaatgaggaaggAAGTTGGGGGCAAACTGAcgaaggaaaagaaatggaacTTTCTGTTGTTGGAAATCCCAGTAATTGTGCTGGAATGGATGGTGAATTTCTTCTGGAGGATCTGAag GTATCTCAGGCTATGTCAAATGACTTTCCGAAGGTCCCTCCGAACCAAACTATTAAAGAAGCTTTGAAATGTATGTACGATGGTCAGCAGAATTGTGTCCTTATTGTTGATgctgaaaattatttggaaggAATTTTAACTTACGGTGACATTAAGCGGTTTCTCTTCAAGAATTCTGGTGATGCTTCCAACAGTAATTCATCACTTCAAGATGTATGTGAAGTGAATTG GTGA
- the LOC113772137 gene encoding chloride channel protein CLC-f isoform X2: MSGSEYGDRNVLLRSNSSASEDDLEAQPTPRSGNKGIKDLLKRLDGGFSNRRFISFNRRSFDGNRHHQLQQNSVHSHSHSDPGVSGDAGDEEMLGDFAPPEWALLLIGCLLGLATGLCVAAFNRGVHVIHEWAWAGTPNEGAAWLRLQRLADTWHRILLIPVLGGVIVGMLHGLLDILGQIQQSTSQGQGFDVLAGIFPTVKALQAAITLGTGCSLGPEGPSVDIGKSCAYGCSVMMENNKERRIALVAAGAAAGISSGFNAPVAGCFFAIETVLRPLRAENSPPFTTAMIILASVISSTVSNAVLGEKQAFTVPTYELKSAAELPLYLILGMLCGVVSVALTYLVAWFTKAFQFMKDRFGIPDVVCPAIGGLGAGIIALRYPGILYWGFTNVDEILHTGKTASAPGIWLLAQLSAAKVVATALCKGSHLVGGLYAPSLMIGAAVGAVFGGSAGELINSAMPGNAAIAQSQAYALVGMAATLASVCSVPLTSILLLFELTKDYRILLPLMGAVGLAIWVPSVTNESKDTELSDSKSSARNYSVISPNEDKNEEGSWGQTDEGKEMELSVVGNPSNCAGMDGEFLLEDLKVSQAMSNDFPKVPPNQTIKEALKCMYDGQQNCVLIVDAENYLEGILTYGDIKRFLFKNSGDASNSNSSLQDVCEVNWYCETIIW, translated from the exons ATGTCGGGAAGCGAGTACGGCGACCGCAACGTACTATTGCGCTCCAATTCCTCGGCTTCGGAAGACGATTTAGAAGCTCAGCCAACTCCCCGGAGCGGTAACAAAGGCATTAAAGATCTATTAAAGCGTTTGGATGGAGGCTTTTCTAATCGCAGATTTATTAGTTTTAATCGGCGGTCTTTCGACGGTAACCGCCACCACCAGCTACAGCAGAATTCGGTTCACTCTCATTCGCATTCGGATCCCGGTGTAAGTGGTGATGCCGGTGATGAGGAAATGCTAGGCGATTTCGCTCCGCCTGAGTGGGCGTTGCTGCTTATTGGATGCCTTCTTGGTTTAGCTACTGGTCTTTGTGTTGCCGCCTTTAACCGTGGG GTGCATGTGATTCATGAGTGGGCATGGGCTGGCACTCCTAATGAGGGTGCTGCATGGCTACGTTTACAGAGGCTAGCTGATACTTGGCATCGAATACTATTGATACCGGTCTTGGGTGGAGTAATTGTTGGCATGCTGCATGGTTTACTTGACATATTGGGTCAAATACAGCAGTCCACTTCTCAGGGACAGGGATTTGATGTTCTTGCTGGAATATTCCCGACAGTAAAAGCCCTCCAAGCAGCCATAACTTTGGGCACTGGGTGTTCTTTAGGTCCTGAAGGCCCCAGCGTAGATATTGGAAAATCATGTGCTTATGGTTGCTCAGTAATGATGGAGAACAACAAGGAAAGGAGAATAGCTCTTGTAGCTGCTGGTGCTGCCGCTGGAATCTCTTCAG GTTTCAATGCACCAGTTGCAGGCTGTTTCTTTGCTATTGAAACTGTTTTAAGGCCTCTTCGTGCAGAAAATTCTCCTCCATTTACAACTGCAATGATAATCTTGGCGTCTGTTATCTCATCCACGGTATCAAATGCTGTTCTTGGAGAGAAACAAGCTTTCACAGTGCCCACGTATGAATTGAAATCTGCTGCTG AGCTACCATTATACCTTATATTGGGAATGCTTTGTGGAGTAGTAAGTGTGGCTCTCACTTACTTGGTTGCTTGGTTCACTAAAGCATTTCAGTTCATGAAAGATAGATTTGGAATCCCTGATGTCGTTTGCCCTGCTATTGGAGGTTTGGGAGCTGGGATTATAGCTCTTAGATACCCTGGAATACTTTATTGGGGTTTCACTAATGTTGATGAAATTCTGCATACTGGGAAGACTGCTTCAGCACCTGGTATTTGGCTTTTAGCACAATTATCTGCTGCAAAAGTTGTGGCAACTGCTCTTTGTAAAGGTTCTCACCTTGTTGGTGGCTTGTATGCGCCAAGCTTAATGATCGGTGCAGCTGTGGGTGCTGTTTTTGGAGGTTCTGCTGGGGAGCTAATCAATTCAGCTATGCCAGGAAATGCTGCTATTGCCCAGTCACAGGCATATGCATTG GTTGGAATGGCTGCTACACTAGCTTCAGTTTGTTCAGTGCCTTTGACTTCAATTCTTCTACTGTTTGAATTGACAAAAGATTACCGAATATTGCTTCCTCTCATG GGGGCCGTTGGATTGGCTATATGGGTGCCCTCTGTGACAAATGAATCTAAAGACACAGAGCTATCAGATTCAAAGTCTTCGGCAAGAAATTATTCAGTTATCTCACCtaatgaagacaaaaatgaggaaggAAGTTGGGGGCAAACTGAcgaaggaaaagaaatggaacTTTCTGTTGTTGGAAATCCCAGTAATTGTGCTGGAATGGATGGTGAATTTCTTCTGGAGGATCTGAag GTATCTCAGGCTATGTCAAATGACTTTCCGAAGGTCCCTCCGAACCAAACTATTAAAGAAGCTTTGAAATGTATGTACGATGGTCAGCAGAATTGTGTCCTTATTGTTGATgctgaaaattatttggaaggAATTTTAACTTACGGTGACATTAAGCGGTTTCTCTTCAAGAATTCTGGTGATGCTTCCAACAGTAATTCATCACTTCAAGATGTATGTGAAGTGAATTGGTACTGTGAAACAATTATTTG GTGA
- the LOC113772137 gene encoding chloride channel protein CLC-f isoform X1: MSGSEYGDRNVLLRSNSSASEDDLEAQPTPRSGNKGIKDLLKRLDGGFSNRRFISFNRRSFDGNRHHQLQQNSVHSHSHSDPGVSGDAGDEEMLGDFAPPEWALLLIGCLLGLATGLCVAAFNRGVHVIHEWAWAGTPNEGAAWLRLQRLADTWHRILLIPVLGGVIVGMLHGLLDILGQIQQSTSQGQGFDVLAGIFPTVKALQAAITLGTGCSLGPEGPSVDIGKSCAYGCSVMMENNKERRIALVAAGAAAGISSGFNAPVAGCFFAIETVLRPLRAENSPPFTTAMIILASVISSTVSNAVLGEKQAFTVPTYELKSAAELPLYLILGMLCGVVSVALTYLVAWFTKAFQFMKDRFGIPDVVCPAIGGLGAGIIALRYPGILYWGFTNVDEILHTGKTASAPGIWLLAQLSAAKVVATALCKGSHLVGGLYAPSLMIGAAVGAVFGGSAGELINSAMPGNAAIAQSQAYALVGMAATLASVCSVPLTSILLLFELTKDYRILLPLMGAVGLAIWVPSVTNESKDTELSDSKSSARNYSVISPNEDKNEEGSWGQTDEGKEMELSVVGNPSNCAGMDGEFLLEDLKVSQAMSNDFPKVPPNQTIKEALKCMYDGQQNCVLIVDAENYLEGILTYGDIKRFLFKNSGDASNSNSSLQDVNTCSVSSICTRGISYRGRHCGLLTCYPDTDLSIAKQLMEAKGIKQLPVVKRGSDFQKERKRRVLAVLLYDSIQNALRDEIDRRRSVGQQRLENNQ, from the exons ATGTCGGGAAGCGAGTACGGCGACCGCAACGTACTATTGCGCTCCAATTCCTCGGCTTCGGAAGACGATTTAGAAGCTCAGCCAACTCCCCGGAGCGGTAACAAAGGCATTAAAGATCTATTAAAGCGTTTGGATGGAGGCTTTTCTAATCGCAGATTTATTAGTTTTAATCGGCGGTCTTTCGACGGTAACCGCCACCACCAGCTACAGCAGAATTCGGTTCACTCTCATTCGCATTCGGATCCCGGTGTAAGTGGTGATGCCGGTGATGAGGAAATGCTAGGCGATTTCGCTCCGCCTGAGTGGGCGTTGCTGCTTATTGGATGCCTTCTTGGTTTAGCTACTGGTCTTTGTGTTGCCGCCTTTAACCGTGGG GTGCATGTGATTCATGAGTGGGCATGGGCTGGCACTCCTAATGAGGGTGCTGCATGGCTACGTTTACAGAGGCTAGCTGATACTTGGCATCGAATACTATTGATACCGGTCTTGGGTGGAGTAATTGTTGGCATGCTGCATGGTTTACTTGACATATTGGGTCAAATACAGCAGTCCACTTCTCAGGGACAGGGATTTGATGTTCTTGCTGGAATATTCCCGACAGTAAAAGCCCTCCAAGCAGCCATAACTTTGGGCACTGGGTGTTCTTTAGGTCCTGAAGGCCCCAGCGTAGATATTGGAAAATCATGTGCTTATGGTTGCTCAGTAATGATGGAGAACAACAAGGAAAGGAGAATAGCTCTTGTAGCTGCTGGTGCTGCCGCTGGAATCTCTTCAG GTTTCAATGCACCAGTTGCAGGCTGTTTCTTTGCTATTGAAACTGTTTTAAGGCCTCTTCGTGCAGAAAATTCTCCTCCATTTACAACTGCAATGATAATCTTGGCGTCTGTTATCTCATCCACGGTATCAAATGCTGTTCTTGGAGAGAAACAAGCTTTCACAGTGCCCACGTATGAATTGAAATCTGCTGCTG AGCTACCATTATACCTTATATTGGGAATGCTTTGTGGAGTAGTAAGTGTGGCTCTCACTTACTTGGTTGCTTGGTTCACTAAAGCATTTCAGTTCATGAAAGATAGATTTGGAATCCCTGATGTCGTTTGCCCTGCTATTGGAGGTTTGGGAGCTGGGATTATAGCTCTTAGATACCCTGGAATACTTTATTGGGGTTTCACTAATGTTGATGAAATTCTGCATACTGGGAAGACTGCTTCAGCACCTGGTATTTGGCTTTTAGCACAATTATCTGCTGCAAAAGTTGTGGCAACTGCTCTTTGTAAAGGTTCTCACCTTGTTGGTGGCTTGTATGCGCCAAGCTTAATGATCGGTGCAGCTGTGGGTGCTGTTTTTGGAGGTTCTGCTGGGGAGCTAATCAATTCAGCTATGCCAGGAAATGCTGCTATTGCCCAGTCACAGGCATATGCATTG GTTGGAATGGCTGCTACACTAGCTTCAGTTTGTTCAGTGCCTTTGACTTCAATTCTTCTACTGTTTGAATTGACAAAAGATTACCGAATATTGCTTCCTCTCATG GGGGCCGTTGGATTGGCTATATGGGTGCCCTCTGTGACAAATGAATCTAAAGACACAGAGCTATCAGATTCAAAGTCTTCGGCAAGAAATTATTCAGTTATCTCACCtaatgaagacaaaaatgaggaaggAAGTTGGGGGCAAACTGAcgaaggaaaagaaatggaacTTTCTGTTGTTGGAAATCCCAGTAATTGTGCTGGAATGGATGGTGAATTTCTTCTGGAGGATCTGAag GTATCTCAGGCTATGTCAAATGACTTTCCGAAGGTCCCTCCGAACCAAACTATTAAAGAAGCTTTGAAATGTATGTACGATGGTCAGCAGAATTGTGTCCTTATTGTTGATgctgaaaattatttggaaggAATTTTAACTTACGGTGACATTAAGCGGTTTCTCTTCAAGAATTCTGGTGATGCTTCCAACAGTAATTCATCACTTCAAGAT GTGAATACATGTTCAGTTTCTTCTATATGCACCCGAGGAATAAGCTACCGTGGAAGGCATTGTGGACTTCTAACCTGTTATCCAGATACTGACCTGTCAATAGCAAAGCAGCTAATGGAGGCCAAGGGAATTAAGCAACTGCCTGTGGTCAAACGTGGATCAGACTtccagaaagaaagaaagcggAGAGTTCTTGCTGTTCTTTTGTACGATTCAATCCAAAATGCTCTCAG AGATGAGATAGATCGGCGGAGATCAGTTGGTCAGCAGAGACTAGAAAACAATCAGTGA